From Thermosipho affectus, a single genomic window includes:
- a CDS encoding glycosyltransferase: MFTVAFYVLNILISLIIVLYGKYKNEKRTNYLHENRNPDYNPLVSVIIPCYNEEEVIENTIKTVADSSYKNIEIIVIDDNSKDKTYELAKKLETKYKNLKVIKKKGEKGKPQSINEAMKIAKGDIILFIDADARIPKNYISSHIFCFSNPKVEMIFTNFEAYNFKFKPVFIIQEIYFNFVKTIFYSNIIVRMIFMGNGVFFKRSLLEKILPIDPKTLVDDFSMATKLSKLKVKEYYSTYPYINIQFATNFKDLWKQHKRWYIGGFREMFQRIKEGNFSFLFYYMLVGFIIFLPFISIVLDMFFHIGMLKFVLGLIISVFILMWVSSLDSRQFGFFSLVYSFFYVPILMIFELLVLIYSYIIGPFNKKIQWYKVKREKL; the protein is encoded by the coding sequence ATGTTTACAGTGGCATTTTATGTATTAAATATACTAATCTCTTTGATAATAGTACTCTATGGAAAATACAAAAATGAAAAGAGAACAAATTACCTTCACGAAAATAGAAATCCAGATTACAATCCGCTAGTTTCTGTTATAATCCCATGCTATAACGAAGAGGAGGTAATTGAGAACACAATAAAAACTGTAGCAGACAGTAGCTACAAGAATATTGAAATAATAGTGATAGATGATAATTCTAAGGACAAGACATATGAGCTTGCAAAAAAACTCGAAACAAAATACAAAAATTTAAAAGTTATAAAAAAGAAGGGAGAAAAAGGAAAACCACAATCTATAAACGAAGCAATGAAAATCGCAAAAGGTGATATTATACTATTCATAGACGCTGATGCAAGAATTCCAAAAAATTACATTTCATCCCATATCTTTTGCTTTTCAAATCCAAAAGTGGAAATGATCTTTACAAACTTCGAAGCATACAATTTCAAATTTAAACCCGTATTCATTATTCAAGAAATTTATTTCAATTTTGTAAAAACTATTTTCTATTCAAATATAATAGTTAGAATGATATTTATGGGAAATGGTGTCTTCTTTAAAAGAAGTCTTCTTGAAAAAATACTTCCTATTGATCCGAAAACATTAGTTGATGACTTTAGCATGGCCACAAAATTGTCAAAACTAAAAGTAAAAGAATATTATTCTACTTATCCCTATATAAATATCCAATTTGCAACAAATTTCAAAGATTTATGGAAACAACATAAAAGATGGTATATAGGTGGATTTAGAGAAATGTTTCAACGTATAAAAGAGGGAAATTTTTCATTTTTATTCTATTACATGTTGGTAGGATTTATAATTTTCTTACCATTTATATCCATAGTATTAGATATGTTTTTTCACATTGGAATGTTAAAATTTGTTCTAGGATTAATAATTTCAGTATTTATTTTGATGTGGGTTAGTTCTCTTGATAGTAGACAATTTGGTTTTTTCTCACTTGTTTATTCTTTCTTTTACGTACCCATTTTAATGATTTTCGAACTCTTAGTGCTAATTTACAGTTATATTATAGGTCCGTTTAATAAAAAAATTCAGTGGTATAAAGTAAAGAGGGAAAAACTTTAA
- a CDS encoding glycosyltransferase family 2 protein: MKLMKISVVIPVLNEETTLENTLKSIKNQTYKNFEIIVVDNGSTDKSVVIAKKYTQNVLFEKKKGPINAIVKGFKYATGDILITCDADSIYPKDYFEKIVKKFKKKKNLCAIYGPFLFIENNKFSNFFVWLFYITSDFLSKIFTKTYIVGAANFAIKKECYLKSGGYDTTNNLASKDFRLAKKLSHLGKVSFSPFLLVLTSNRRFKKEGLLKSLKKAFALWADVAFNINKITYSTYYTKEYYRRKNEKEK, translated from the coding sequence ATGAAACTTATGAAAATTTCTGTTGTAATTCCCGTTTTAAACGAAGAAACAACCCTTGAAAATACGTTAAAAAGCATCAAAAATCAAACGTATAAGAATTTTGAAATTATAGTTGTAGATAACGGAAGTACAGATAAATCCGTAGTGATTGCGAAAAAATACACACAAAATGTACTTTTTGAGAAAAAAAAGGGCCCAATAAATGCAATAGTAAAAGGGTTCAAATATGCAACTGGAGATATATTGATAACATGCGATGCAGACTCTATATATCCAAAAGATTATTTTGAAAAAATTGTAAAAAAATTCAAAAAGAAGAAAAATCTTTGTGCAATCTATGGACCTTTTCTATTTATCGAAAACAACAAATTCTCAAACTTTTTTGTGTGGCTCTTTTACATAACATCAGATTTTCTTTCAAAAATATTCACAAAGACATATATAGTAGGTGCCGCTAACTTTGCAATAAAAAAAGAGTGCTATCTAAAATCAGGTGGATACGATACCACAAATAATTTAGCATCAAAAGATTTTCGTCTTGCAAAAAAATTATCCCACCTTGGTAAGGTCTCATTTTCTCCTTTTCTTCTAGTTCTAACATCGAATAGAAGATTTAAAAAAGAAGGATTATTAAAAAGCTTAAAAAAAGCTTTTGCCTTATGGGCAGATGTGGCTTTCAATATCAACAAGATAACCTACAGCACTTATTACACAAAAGAATATTACAGGAGGAAGAATGAAAAAGAAAAATAA
- a CDS encoding lysylphosphatidylglycerol synthase transmembrane domain-containing protein → MKKKNKIIIGIILSIIISGVILLFYSFSLNKNIIKTIFFSINYKEFLCAIILVLLSFILDGIKHYIVFKTLNQKINLISSINSCFVTGYFSSVTPFSMGGQPFQIYYLNKHGVDSAYATQIVFLRLFEMISLMFFIDLNYIVFLSNKIYGISNKIIFLGLILTLASSIAILFGIVFPKTFIKLLHTFKKWNFLSKIVNFERLENWFHKLDMVIKKIFNEHKKLILVDFIMMFLLLIFQSYVFYYSISIFTNMNLSFFKFFSITNIVNAVAFLVPTPGASGSFEIVYTNVLSEFATDKEAIIKGVLFYRFLSYYLLIIIGTIILIPLIKKKTN, encoded by the coding sequence ATGAAAAAGAAAAATAAAATTATTATCGGAATTATTTTATCCATTATTATATCCGGAGTTATCTTGCTCTTTTACAGTTTTTCATTAAACAAAAACATAATAAAAACGATATTTTTTTCGATTAATTACAAAGAATTTTTATGTGCAATTATTCTCGTATTACTGAGCTTTATACTAGACGGCATTAAGCATTATATTGTTTTTAAAACCTTAAATCAAAAAATAAACCTAATATCTTCGATAAACTCATGTTTTGTTACGGGATATTTCTCATCAGTTACACCTTTTTCAATGGGTGGTCAACCTTTTCAAATATACTACTTAAACAAGCATGGGGTTGATTCAGCATATGCTACACAGATCGTATTTCTAAGACTATTTGAAATGATCTCATTAATGTTCTTTATTGATTTAAACTATATTGTTTTTTTATCTAATAAAATTTACGGTATTTCAAATAAAATTATATTTTTAGGATTAATACTGACACTTGCATCCTCAATTGCAATACTTTTTGGAATAGTTTTTCCAAAAACATTTATAAAACTTCTACATACTTTTAAGAAGTGGAATTTTCTTTCAAAAATAGTTAATTTTGAAAGACTGGAAAATTGGTTTCACAAGCTTGATATGGTAATAAAAAAAATATTTAACGAACATAAAAAGTTAATATTAGTGGACTTTATAATGATGTTTTTACTATTAATTTTTCAAAGTTATGTTTTTTACTACTCCATATCAATATTTACAAATATGAATTTAAGCTTTTTTAAGTTTTTTTCCATAACAAACATAGTAAACGCTGTGGCATTTTTGGTTCCAACACCTGGTGCTAGTGGAAGCTTTGAAATAGTGTATACCAATGTTTTATCCGAATTTGCTACAGATAAAGAAGCTATTATTAAAGGCGTATTATTTTATAGATTCCTCTCATATTACCTTCTAATAATAATAGGAACAATTATTTTAATACCTTTAATAAAAAAGAAAACAAACTAA
- a CDS encoding efflux RND transporter permease subunit, with protein sequence MIERLGKFLINHSRLIIIVFSVFGLFLGVYSFINLKVNAELTELAPKNIKEFQDLVKFTKEKVISNTLLIVIELNNGVNAGKLAYEMKDKFEKTSYILKAEAFDNPENLIKYGIFTVDENSIDSIIGYYNAVVNVEPRSVIDFRFWRNLGSAISAVSNFADDFFSRSGIKKYYLISDDKTLMLMNFSMVKPVTDVKFLSEAIPKLKKISYDISEKFGVNILFSGSAMSNYTGNLQVSKDFQITTLVSLVGISILLLISYGSTSTMFFLLYVMILAMGTSLGIIVFLFKEINIVTSFVNAMLLGLGIDYGIHITAKIHENLRLYGKSSQSIIEAIKENFIPSFISAITTSISLFALALSPSRPLKEMGISSGIGVLVFYTFMNFLIPALYSRFFDRIKVPKKEYFSKFLELTRRFKPITFFVWGVVIVTSFGAYFAFKNFSYTPPGLVPKNSEFNIALKLAEEKFGEFGIGQIVLGARDFESLKNIKKKIENSRYFSNTFSILSFMNDPERLKEISPAFYWKINQIVSEPILDIVFKKYGLYNSLIETLGLLQSAKTFEDVVSSIEKDIPALFFYDTNGNRYFLLYAKEKPNLWENNNLKKIFDNELKKEKVFGYPALFYKVMVYLVDSTKNAVYFVFLAIIFTLFVDQKSLKKSLKITFYVILSILSTIGIGYLIFRIELTFLNLLIIPIFLGIGVDSMVHLSHSVFYGKESIMKTEKAVTVSVLTTVIAFGSFLLAQGELLKEFGELVVIGLVVSWFVSVFIFLNGVNKN encoded by the coding sequence TTGATAGAACGCCTTGGAAAGTTTTTAATAAATCATTCAAGGTTGATAATAATTGTTTTTTCGGTTTTTGGATTATTTCTTGGCGTGTATAGTTTTATAAATTTAAAGGTGAATGCAGAACTTACAGAACTTGCACCAAAAAATATAAAGGAGTTTCAAGATTTAGTTAAGTTTACAAAAGAAAAGGTGATTTCAAACACTTTGTTGATAGTCATTGAATTAAATAATGGTGTAAATGCCGGTAAACTTGCATATGAAATGAAAGATAAATTTGAAAAGACAAGTTACATATTAAAAGCAGAGGCATTTGACAATCCGGAAAATCTTATAAAATATGGGATTTTTACCGTGGATGAGAACAGTATTGACAGTATAATTGGTTATTACAATGCAGTTGTAAATGTAGAACCACGTTCTGTGATTGATTTTAGATTTTGGAGGAATTTAGGAAGTGCAATTTCTGCGGTATCTAATTTTGCAGATGATTTTTTTTCAAGAAGTGGAATAAAAAAATATTATCTTATTTCCGATGATAAAACTCTAATGTTAATGAATTTCTCAATGGTTAAACCTGTAACGGATGTTAAATTTTTAAGTGAGGCAATCCCCAAGTTAAAGAAAATTTCCTATGATATATCTGAAAAGTTTGGTGTGAATATACTCTTTAGTGGTTCAGCAATGAGTAATTATACGGGCAATTTACAAGTGTCAAAGGATTTTCAAATTACTACTTTGGTATCTTTAGTAGGGATTTCCATTTTGCTTTTAATTTCGTATGGGAGCACAAGTACTATGTTTTTTTTGTTATACGTTATGATTCTTGCTATGGGAACGAGTTTGGGGATAATTGTGTTTTTGTTTAAAGAGATAAATATAGTTACATCCTTTGTTAATGCAATGTTATTGGGACTTGGTATAGATTATGGAATACATATAACCGCTAAAATTCATGAAAATTTAAGATTGTATGGGAAATCATCGCAAAGTATAATTGAAGCTATTAAAGAAAATTTTATACCTTCGTTTATTTCTGCAATTACAACTTCTATTTCTTTATTTGCGCTTGCATTAAGTCCATCTCGTCCACTAAAAGAAATGGGTATTTCTTCCGGAATAGGTGTATTGGTATTTTATACGTTTATGAATTTTTTAATTCCTGCGCTGTATTCGAGATTCTTTGACAGAATTAAAGTTCCAAAAAAAGAGTATTTTTCCAAATTTTTGGAATTAACAAGAAGGTTTAAACCTATAACTTTTTTTGTTTGGGGTGTGGTTATTGTTACGAGTTTTGGAGCATATTTTGCCTTTAAAAACTTTTCGTATACTCCTCCCGGACTTGTCCCCAAGAACTCAGAATTTAACATAGCTTTAAAACTTGCAGAAGAAAAGTTTGGAGAATTTGGAATAGGTCAGATAGTGCTGGGTGCAAGAGATTTTGAATCGTTGAAGAACATAAAGAAAAAGATAGAAAATTCAAGATATTTTTCTAACACATTTTCCATTTTATCATTTATGAATGATCCTGAGAGGTTAAAAGAAATAAGTCCGGCATTTTATTGGAAGATAAATCAGATAGTTAGTGAGCCTATACTTGATATAGTCTTTAAGAAGTATGGTTTGTACAATAGTTTAATTGAAACTTTGGGACTTTTGCAATCTGCAAAAACGTTTGAAGATGTTGTTTCTAGTATAGAAAAGGATATTCCAGCGTTGTTTTTTTACGATACAAATGGTAACAGATACTTTTTATTGTATGCAAAAGAAAAGCCCAATTTGTGGGAAAATAACAATTTAAAGAAAATATTTGATAACGAGTTAAAAAAAGAAAAGGTTTTTGGATATCCTGCATTATTTTACAAAGTTATGGTATATTTAGTTGATTCTACAAAAAATGCGGTGTACTTTGTCTTTTTGGCTATTATATTTACATTGTTTGTTGATCAAAAAAGTTTAAAAAAATCATTAAAAATAACTTTTTATGTTATATTATCCATTTTGTCTACAATTGGAATAGGATATTTGATTTTTAGAATAGAATTGACGTTTTTGAATTTACTTATTATTCCCATTTTCTTAGGAATTGGTGTGGATAGTATGGTTCATTTGTCTCACAGTGTTTTTTATGGGAAGGAAAGCATAATGAAAACGGAAAAAGCCGTTACTGTATCTGTTTTAACTACTGTTATAGCGTTTGGTAGTTTTCTGCTTGCACAAGGCGAATTGTTAAAGGAATTCGGTGAACTTGTTGTAATAGGATTGGTAGTTTCATGGTTTGTAAGTGTGTTTATTTTCTTAAATGGAGTGAATAAAAATTAG
- a CDS encoding S41 family peptidase translates to MNKKNYITITLVLIGLFIGSIFLSGATEKTFQERLTPLAETLYYILNYYYDMNNVDVNKVIDLGIDGLIKGLGDDFSYYYNSEVYKEREIENKGEYGGLGIEVTYDPKSMAIKIISPMYGTPAWRVGLKSGDLIISIDGTPVKDVSYMDAVNMMRGEPGTKVKLTVLRGEEVLEFDIVREIIKITPVKYGFVETEMGRIGYVRLTQFNQPSSKKLEEALKKIYDKGVTALILDLRDNPGGYLDSAIDVASMFLDKEKLIVTVEPRVGKIERYLSEGNNFPRVPMVVLVNGGSASASEIVTGALKENNRAVVIGKKTFGKGSVQQGFPLSNGGVAFITIAHYKTPSGKDIHRVGIEPNIYITDEATRLEHKEEVVDYTKEFTKVDIDDPYIKRAIQYFLEQK, encoded by the coding sequence GTGAATAAGAAAAATTATATTACAATTACCCTTGTTCTTATTGGTTTGTTTATAGGTTCTATTTTTTTAAGTGGAGCAACTGAAAAGACGTTTCAAGAACGTTTAACACCTCTTGCCGAAACTTTGTATTATATTTTAAATTATTATTACGATATGAACAACGTAGATGTGAACAAAGTAATTGATTTAGGTATTGATGGATTAATAAAGGGATTGGGGGATGATTTTAGTTATTATTACAACAGTGAAGTTTACAAAGAAAGAGAAATTGAGAATAAAGGTGAGTATGGAGGCTTGGGGATAGAAGTTACTTATGATCCAAAATCCATGGCGATAAAAATAATTAGTCCGATGTATGGTACTCCTGCGTGGAGAGTTGGTTTAAAGTCAGGTGATTTAATTATTAGTATAGATGGAACGCCTGTAAAGGACGTTTCATACATGGATGCAGTTAATATGATGAGAGGAGAGCCAGGCACCAAGGTAAAGCTTACAGTGTTGAGAGGAGAAGAAGTTTTAGAATTTGATATTGTTAGAGAGATAATAAAAATTACTCCTGTAAAGTATGGATTTGTCGAAACAGAGATGGGAAGAATAGGTTATGTAAGACTTACACAATTTAATCAACCTTCTTCTAAAAAGTTAGAAGAGGCTTTGAAAAAGATATATGATAAGGGAGTTACAGCTTTAATACTAGATTTAAGGGATAATCCTGGAGGTTACTTGGATAGTGCGATAGATGTTGCAAGTATGTTCTTAGATAAAGAAAAGTTAATTGTGACGGTTGAACCAAGGGTTGGAAAAATTGAAAGATATTTGAGTGAAGGTAATAATTTCCCAAGAGTACCTATGGTTGTATTGGTTAATGGAGGTTCAGCATCGGCATCTGAAATAGTAACAGGTGCACTTAAAGAAAATAATAGAGCGGTTGTAATTGGGAAAAAGACATTTGGTAAAGGATCAGTTCAACAGGGCTTCCCATTAAGCAATGGCGGCGTTGCGTTTATTACGATAGCACACTACAAAACACCAAGCGGAAAAGATATTCATAGAGTGGGGATTGAACCTAATATATATATAACCGATGAAGCGACAAGGTTAGAACACAAAGAAGAAGTGGTGGATTATACAAAAGAGTTTACCAAGGTGGATATAGATGATCCTTATATTAAGAGGGCAATACAGTACTTTCTTGAACAAAAATGA
- a CDS encoding tRNA (adenine-N1)-methyltransferase — MVKEGDKVLLYGEDGSKIIITVEKGKKKGTHLGHVNMDDLIGKEYGDLISFGKKERTFYILPPTYIDLIFNMKRRTQIVYPKDASYILFKLDIKPGSRVIDTGVGSGAMCGAFARIVGNKGKVYGYERREDFYNLAKKNLEGWNLDKFVELKLRDIAQGFDEMNIDALLLDVPDPYNYIQQCWQALKGGGKIGIICPTTNQVQQVLERLYEYPFIDVEVWENLMRRFKPNPERLRPFDRMVAHTTYLVFATKVLRKMGGVFGE; from the coding sequence TTGGTTAAAGAAGGAGATAAAGTTTTATTATACGGGGAAGATGGTAGTAAGATTATTATAACGGTGGAAAAGGGAAAGAAAAAAGGTACACATTTAGGACATGTTAATATGGATGATTTGATAGGAAAAGAATATGGAGATCTCATTTCTTTTGGAAAAAAGGAAAGGACCTTTTATATATTACCCCCTACATATATAGATTTGATATTTAATATGAAGAGGAGAACGCAAATAGTTTATCCTAAAGATGCATCCTACATATTATTCAAACTGGATATAAAACCTGGTAGTAGAGTTATAGACACTGGTGTTGGAAGTGGCGCAATGTGTGGTGCTTTTGCAAGGATTGTGGGAAACAAAGGAAAGGTTTACGGTTATGAAAGAAGAGAGGATTTTTATAACCTTGCAAAGAAAAATTTGGAAGGCTGGAACTTGGATAAATTTGTTGAGTTAAAGTTACGAGATATTGCTCAAGGATTTGACGAAATGAATATAGATGCTTTGTTGTTAGATGTTCCCGATCCATATAACTATATCCAGCAATGTTGGCAAGCACTAAAAGGTGGAGGGAAGATAGGTATAATTTGCCCTACAACCAATCAAGTCCAACAAGTTCTCGAAAGGTTGTATGAATATCCTTTTATAGATGTTGAAGTATGGGAAAATTTAATGAGAAGGTTTAAACCAAATCCGGAGAGGCTAAGGCCTTTTGATAGGATGGTAGCACATACTACTTACCTTGTTTTTGCAACTAAGGTTTTGAGAAAAATGGGAGGTGTTTTTGGTGAATAA